AAATGCCATGCTTCCCAATCCAGCCGTAGCAAGTGCCAAGCCAATTGTGGCTGGCCACTTGGGACCGTATTTATCGGCCATCCAACCGCCTACGGGTGAAAGTAACACCATGGTGATAGCTTGCGGTGTAAGGAGAAGACCAATGTGCGCCGTTGAAATGTGTAGTACGTTGTGCATATAAAGTGGCAGGAGGAAGCCCGGCATCATCATCATGATGAAAGACATGTATCCCGCTATGTTTCCTAACGCAAATGCTTTGGAACGAAAAAGGCTCAGCTCAATGACTGGATTTGTGGCGTGGAGTTCATGCTTAAAGAAAATCCCTAGTGCAATGACGCTCAACATAAACGCCGCGAGAATTCGCGCGCTCAGCCATCCCCAGGTCTGGCCTTCGGAAATCGCGATCATGAGGGCTGTGATACCCGTAAAGAACAAAATAGCCCCTATAGTGTCGAATTTTCTCCGAGGCATGTGATTGCGAATTGGCACGAGTAGTATAGTGGCAGCTATCACAGAGACGATACCAATCGGCACGTTCACCCAAAAGATAGATCGCCAGCCGTAGAGAGAAATGAAGATGCCGCCGAGTGATGGCCCGACAATGGTTCCTGCGGCGACCACGCTCCCAATCAAGCCAAGAGGGCGACCACGCTGACCGACAGGGAAGATGTAAGACACAATCGACATCACGTTCCCCATGATAATGGAACCTCCGACGGACTGCAGGACACGAAAGAAAATGAGTTCATCGATGCCATTTGCGAATGCGCACAGAATAGAGCCAACAGTAAACACTGTAACGCCAGCGATGAACACCAGTTTACGGTTCATAGTATCCGACAGTGTACCGACAACCGGAAGTATTCCGGTAATCACGAGCAAATAGGCGGAAATCACCCATTGTAAGACCTGTGGACCTGCATGAAATTCCCGTTCTAGTACTGGTATCGCCACATTCATGATGCTGCTATCAATATTAACCATAAAGGTGCCAGTAACAACCGTAGCGAACATCGTCCAACGGTACCAGGGTTCAGCTGAATGCCGGGATTGCCACGATTCATGATTCATCGGTCTGGCCCCGAAGTGTACCGCGAAGAGACTCATATTGTGCTAAAAAGTA
The Alicyclobacillus curvatus genome window above contains:
- a CDS encoding DHA2 family efflux MFS transporter permease subunit translates to MNHESWQSRHSAEPWYRWTMFATVVTGTFMVNIDSSIMNVAIPVLEREFHAGPQVLQWVISAYLLVITGILPVVGTLSDTMNRKLVFIAGVTVFTVGSILCAFANGIDELIFFRVLQSVGGSIIMGNVMSIVSYIFPVGQRGRPLGLIGSVVAAGTIVGPSLGGIFISLYGWRSIFWVNVPIGIVSVIAATILLVPIRNHMPRRKFDTIGAILFFTGITALMIAISEGQTWGWLSARILAAFMLSVIALGIFFKHELHATNPVIELSLFRSKAFALGNIAGYMSFIMMMMPGFLLPLYMHNVLHISTAHIGLLLTPQAITMVLLSPVGGWMADKYGPKWPATIGLALATAGLGSMAFLSPSSSYVDIVICQAVFGLGMGIFTSPNNVSVLESAPVEKSGLTGSLMAAVRNFGRVSGVALAVLFLQAAGSNLHSSAGFAQASSFAFTMAVIIGLTGTILTTSRLLVRPKRQELGQIPGE